A single window of Pirellulales bacterium DNA harbors:
- a CDS encoding GYF domain-containing protein: MSAFYYQEAGIVKGPITAKELRRRLACGSLASGTLIRPYRSNGWCPASDISGLTPTPVRVNAVQTVPDIAGRSDVSQARQRQPAERVQIRAARRRESKRSAIANVLQWLCNPVNACFAAMMVLGPVVLFVGWMNYEPPKADSPRVVAPVAAPATAPNPVPPAPVQPPSNYAAEQSVDRNGTLDRVAAMVNIEEAVRKRLVALACRPPARFPRLDVEFTSMGDGTYYISASPVDCQNRFGATVQMGYGATVDAAGNVQALVMQDALGNYEISDGKNVIRDRLPYPEDFAEDFGKQ, translated from the coding sequence ATGAGCGCCTTCTACTATCAAGAGGCGGGAATCGTGAAGGGGCCGATAACGGCCAAGGAACTCAGGCGTAGGCTGGCCTGTGGCAGTTTGGCAAGCGGCACGCTTATCCGACCATACCGAAGTAATGGTTGGTGCCCAGCGAGCGACATCAGCGGGCTGACGCCAACACCTGTAAGGGTCAATGCCGTTCAGACCGTTCCAGATATCGCTGGTCGATCCGATGTCAGTCAGGCGCGCCAACGGCAGCCAGCAGAGCGCGTTCAAATTCGCGCGGCACGGAGGCGGGAGTCGAAGCGGTCCGCGATAGCGAACGTCTTGCAATGGCTCTGTAACCCTGTCAACGCGTGCTTTGCAGCGATGATGGTGCTTGGCCCTGTCGTTCTTTTCGTCGGTTGGATGAATTATGAACCGCCGAAGGCCGACTCGCCGCGCGTTGTCGCTCCAGTAGCGGCGCCGGCAACGGCACCAAATCCTGTCCCTCCCGCCCCTGTTCAACCGCCGAGTAACTACGCTGCCGAGCAATCAGTTGACCGCAACGGGACTCTCGACCGCGTAGCAGCAATGGTCAACATCGAGGAAGCCGTAAGAAAGCGGCTTGTGGCTCTGGCGTGCCGACCACCCGCTAGGTTTCCGCGGCTCGACGTGGAATTCACGTCGATGGGCGACGGCACCTATTATATTTCAGCGTCCCCCGTCGATTGCCAGAATCGTTTCGGGGCCACGGTACAGATGGGATACGGGGCGACCGTTGACGCGGCTGGCAACGTCCAAGCCCTCGTAATGCAAGACGCTTTGGGGAACTATGAAATTAGCGACGGCAAAAACGTCATCCGCGATAGGTTACCATACCCAGAAGATTTTGCAGAAGATTTCGGAAAACAGTGA
- a CDS encoding DUF4339 domain-containing protein — MADWFYQVMGTEIGPVSSSELKEKAADGTITRETFIRGGCDGDWISAEKTSLSFGGRAEPVIDTSKSKMPRVNAAQTQDSPEKAGKPKGKMLAMAGLGIAACVLVALAAMFVRSAPEKPTKPSKPPQPDPKALFEQFLGDRAPNVEGQRFTHSRRETQVNGRRHQEIKELVVGKFRYDVRKTDSLVSPFVGEVQTFVEEIHSSYDEGRPIANATWVGFNGNMTLTYGFQDGRWTLTNASCKGKVGDLDEGVSFKAKDWAKMIGMDL; from the coding sequence ATGGCAGACTGGTTTTATCAGGTTATGGGAACGGAGATAGGCCCAGTGTCGTCGTCCGAACTAAAAGAGAAGGCGGCAGACGGCACCATTACCCGTGAGACGTTTATTCGCGGGGGGTGCGACGGCGATTGGATCAGTGCCGAAAAGACGAGTTTGTCCTTTGGCGGTCGAGCGGAGCCGGTTATCGACACGAGCAAGTCGAAGATGCCTCGCGTAAATGCCGCTCAAACGCAAGATTCGCCAGAAAAGGCTGGCAAGCCCAAGGGCAAAATGCTCGCGATGGCCGGACTAGGAATTGCGGCTTGCGTTCTCGTTGCACTTGCGGCGATGTTCGTGCGGAGTGCGCCGGAAAAGCCTACTAAACCGTCTAAACCCCCACAACCGGACCCGAAAGCACTTTTCGAGCAGTTCCTTGGTGACCGAGCACCAAACGTTGAAGGCCAGCGATTCACGCACTCCCGCCGTGAAACGCAGGTTAATGGGCGGCGACACCAGGAAATTAAAGAGCTAGTCGTCGGCAAATTTCGCTACGACGTTCGTAAGACCGATTCGCTGGTGTCACCGTTTGTTGGGGAAGTCCAAACATTCGTAGAAGAAATCCACAGCAGTTACGACGAGGGGAGACCGATAGCTAACGCTACCTGGGTCGGCTTCAACGGCAACATGACGCTGACTTACGGTTTTCAGGATGGAAGGTGGACGCTCACTAACGCATCGTGCAAGGGGAAGGTCGGCGACCTGGATGAGGGCGTCTCGTTCAAGG